The following coding sequences are from one Armatimonadota bacterium window:
- a CDS encoding elongation factor Tu has translation MAKQRFERTKPHVNVGTIGHVDHGKTSLTSAMTTILSQ, from the coding sequence ATGGCTAAGCAGCGGTTTGAGAGGACAAAGCCGCACGTAAACGTGGGAACGATCGGCCACGTTGACCACGGCAAGACGTCGCTGACGTCGGCGATGACGACGATACTTTCGCAG